In the Anaerolineales bacterium genome, TCACGACGCCATCCTTCATCGGGACGTTGAAATCGACCCGCATCAGGACGCGCTTGCCCTTCAGATCCAGATCGCGAACTGTCTTCTTGTTCATCGCCACCGCCTGCTACAACTTGGAGGCCACCAGGTGGGCGAGGTCGGCAGTCCGGACGGCATAGCCCCACTCATTGTCGTACCAACTGACCACCTTGATGAAATCGCCAGCTTCTTTGCCAAGCACCATCGTGAAGGGCAGATCCACGGAGGAGCTATGCGGATCACCCTTGAAGTCAATGCTCACCAGAGGCTCATCGACGGCGGCCAGGATGCCCTTGAGGGGACCTGCGGCCGCATCGCGGAACGCCTGGCGGAGTTCCTCGGTCGTGGTCGGCTTCTCGATCTGGGCGGTGAAGTCAACCACCGAGACCGTCGAGGTTGGGACGCGCAGGGCGTAGCCGTCGAACTTGCCCGCCAGGTCGGGAATCACCAGCTTAAGGGCTTTGGCGGCACCGGTGGTCGTGGGGATGATGCTCATCCCCGCCGCCCGGGCGCGCCGCAGATCGCTGTGCGGCAGGTCCAGGATGTTCTGATCATTTGTGTAGGCGTGGATCGTCGTCATCATACCGCGCGCGATTCTGTACTTGTCGTGCACGACCTTGACGGCCGGCGCCAGGCAGTTGGTGGTGCAGGAAGCGTTGGAGATCACATGGTGGGCGGCCGGGTCGTACTTCGACTCATTCACCCCGAGCACGATTGTGATGTCCTCGCCCTCTGCCGGGGCCGTGATCAGCACTTTCTTGGCGCCGCCCTTGGTGATGTGATTCTCCGCGCCCTTGACTTCTTTCCCCTTCTTGTTAACGCCATCCTTCTTGATCGTGAACAGGCCGGTGCCTTCGATCACGATGTCTACCCCTAGGTCGCCCCAGGCGATCTTGGCGGGGTCGCTCTCCTTGAAGGCCATGATCTTCTTGCCGTTGACGACCAGGGCCTCGCCTACTACTTCGACCGTTCCCTCGAAGCGGCCGTAGTTCGAGTCGTACCGCAGCAGATGAGCCATCGTCTTCAGATCGCCGATGTCGTTGAAGGCGACGACTTCCAGCGTGTCCGCATGGTAGTCGCCGATCGCCTTCAGGACTTGTCGGCCGA is a window encoding:
- the gap gene encoding type I glyceraldehyde-3-phosphate dehydrogenase — encoded protein: MATKVGINGFGRIGRQVLKAIGDYHADTLEVVAFNDIGDLKTMAHLLRYDSNYGRFEGTVEVVGEALVVNGKKIMAFKESDPAKIAWGDLGVDIVIEGTGLFTIKKDGVNKKGKEVKGAENHITKGGAKKVLITAPAEGEDITIVLGVNESKYDPAAHHVISNASCTTNCLAPAVKVVHDKYRIARGMMTTIHAYTNDQNILDLPHSDLRRARAAGMSIIPTTTGAAKALKLVIPDLAGKFDGYALRVPTSTVSVVDFTAQIEKPTTTEELRQAFRDAAAGPLKGILAAVDEPLVSIDFKGDPHSSSVDLPFTMVLGKEAGDFIKVVSWYDNEWGYAVRTADLAHLVASKL